A genomic window from Cyanobium sp. ATX 6F1 includes:
- a CDS encoding type IV pilus twitching motility protein PilT, whose protein sequence is MELLIEDLMMKVVKDGGSDLHLATGHPPYGRFNGQLQPITEDKLSEEDCNRLIFSMVNNAQRKQLEQNWELDCSYGLKGVARFRVNVYRQRGTYAACLRALGNDVPSLESLNLPPVVEEMSRKPRGLVLVTGPTGSGKTTTLAALLDHINHTRAEHIITVEDPIEFTYKNDKSLVHQRQLHDDTKSFANALRAALREDPDVILVGEMRDLETIQLAITAAETGHLVFGTLHTSSAAQTVDRMVDVFPAAQQTQIRVQLSNSLLAVFSQTLCKRLNPEPGQFGRVMAQEIMINTPALGNLIREGKTAQIYSQIQTGATFGMITLEKALADMVLRGEISAKEAQGKASKPEELNRLLENKI, encoded by the coding sequence ATGGAGCTCTTGATCGAAGACCTGATGATGAAAGTGGTCAAGGATGGCGGCAGCGACCTTCACCTCGCCACAGGACACCCTCCCTACGGTCGATTCAATGGCCAACTTCAGCCGATCACAGAAGACAAACTCTCCGAGGAAGACTGCAACCGGCTGATTTTTTCCATGGTGAACAATGCTCAGCGCAAACAGCTGGAGCAAAACTGGGAACTGGATTGTTCCTACGGCCTCAAGGGCGTGGCCCGCTTTCGGGTCAACGTCTACCGCCAGCGAGGTACTTACGCCGCCTGCCTGCGGGCCCTGGGCAACGACGTTCCCAGCCTGGAATCCCTCAACCTGCCTCCTGTGGTGGAGGAAATGAGCCGCAAGCCCCGGGGCCTGGTGCTGGTCACCGGACCCACCGGATCAGGGAAAACCACCACGCTGGCGGCCCTGCTCGATCACATCAACCACACCAGGGCCGAACACATCATCACGGTCGAAGATCCGATCGAATTCACCTACAAAAACGATAAATCTCTGGTGCATCAACGCCAGCTCCATGACGACACCAAGAGCTTCGCCAATGCCCTGCGGGCAGCCCTGCGCGAAGACCCGGATGTGATTCTGGTGGGGGAAATGCGCGACCTGGAAACGATTCAGCTGGCCATCACCGCCGCCGAAACGGGCCACCTGGTCTTCGGAACCCTGCACACCAGCTCCGCCGCCCAGACCGTGGACCGCATGGTGGATGTGTTTCCGGCGGCCCAGCAGACCCAGATTCGGGTGCAGCTGAGCAACAGCCTTCTGGCCGTCTTCTCGCAGACCCTGTGCAAGCGGCTCAATCCTGAGCCCGGTCAGTTCGGCCGGGTGATGGCCCAGGAGATCATGATCAACACGCCCGCCCTCGGGAACCTGATCCGTGAAGGCAAGACAGCCCAGATCTACTCCCAGATCCAGACCGGTGCCACCTTCGGCATGATCACCCTGGAGAAGGCCTTGGCCGATATGGTTCTCAGAGGCGAGATCAGCGCCAAAGAGGCCCAGGGCAAAGCCAGCAAGCCAGAGGAATTGAACCGGCTGCTCGAAAACAAGATTTGA
- a CDS encoding type II secretion system F family protein — protein MPTFTATYTNTLGQQRQLKLTAADQNAAKRDLRRRGIAPSSLVAGNGAQAGAKGGAEKKGANSLLSMELGAAFEKVPGVKDKAIFATKLAAMVDAGVPIVRSLDLMAHQQKLPMFKRAISQISVDVNQGGNLGSSMRKFPKIFDRLFVAMVEAGEAGGVLDETLRRLAILLENISKLQNQIKGALGYPVAVFVIAIGVFLGMTIFVIPQFADIFKQLGAELPAFTQALVNLSALLRSSFSFFLVGGIMLAAWLFGRFYATPAGRRKVDALMLKVPLFGDLIQKSATAQFCRVYSSLSRAGVPILLCLEIVQETAGNTIISDAIGASRKDVQEGIPLSSSLNKGNVFPEMAMSMLAIGEETGEMDKMLTKVADFYEDEVSTTTKALTALIEPFMIVIVGGMVASILVAMYLPMFSVFDKIR, from the coding sequence ATGCCCACCTTCACCGCCACCTACACCAACACCCTGGGTCAGCAACGACAGCTGAAACTCACAGCGGCCGATCAAAATGCGGCCAAACGGGACCTGCGGCGCCGGGGCATCGCCCCTTCAAGCCTGGTGGCCGGCAATGGCGCCCAAGCCGGAGCCAAGGGGGGAGCCGAGAAGAAAGGCGCCAATTCACTCCTCAGCATGGAACTGGGCGCAGCCTTTGAAAAGGTCCCAGGGGTGAAGGACAAGGCGATCTTCGCCACCAAATTGGCGGCCATGGTCGATGCGGGCGTGCCGATCGTGCGCAGCCTTGATCTGATGGCCCACCAGCAGAAGTTGCCCATGTTCAAACGGGCGATCAGCCAGATCAGTGTGGATGTGAACCAGGGCGGCAACCTGGGAAGCTCCATGCGCAAGTTTCCCAAGATCTTTGATCGGTTGTTCGTGGCCATGGTGGAGGCGGGCGAGGCCGGCGGTGTGCTGGATGAAACCCTCAGGCGCCTGGCGATTCTGCTCGAGAACATCTCAAAGCTTCAGAACCAGATCAAGGGGGCCCTGGGCTATCCCGTTGCCGTGTTCGTCATCGCCATCGGCGTTTTTCTGGGAATGACGATCTTCGTGATCCCTCAATTTGCCGATATCTTCAAACAACTGGGCGCTGAACTACCCGCCTTCACGCAAGCCCTGGTGAATCTCAGCGCTCTGTTGCGATCCTCCTTCTCCTTCTTTCTGGTCGGTGGAATCATGCTGGCGGCCTGGCTTTTTGGCCGCTTTTATGCCACACCAGCGGGGCGACGCAAGGTGGATGCCTTGATGCTTAAGGTTCCCCTCTTTGGTGACCTCATCCAAAAAAGCGCCACCGCCCAGTTTTGCCGCGTCTACAGCTCCCTGAGCAGGGCAGGCGTGCCGATCCTGCTTTGCCTGGAGATCGTTCAGGAAACCGCCGGCAACACGATCATCTCCGATGCGATCGGCGCCTCCAGAAAAGATGTGCAGGAGGGCATCCCCCTCAGCAGCTCCTTGAACAAGGGAAATGTGTTTCCAGAGATGGCGATGAGCATGTTGGCGATCGGCGAGGAAACCGGTGAAATGGATAAGATGCTGACCAAAGTGGCCGACTTTTACGAGGACGAAGTGAGTACTACCACCAAAGCACTGACGGCCTTGATCGAACCGTTCATGATCGTGATCGTCGGCGGCATGGTGGCCTCCATCCTGGTGGCGATGTATCTACCGATGTTCTCCGTCTTCGACAAGATCCGCTGA
- a CDS encoding NAD(P)/FAD-dependent oxidoreductase, translated as MPPAFATPWPLVVAGGGAAGFMAAISAAEAGLKGVLLLEATPTPLAKVLISGGGRCNVTHACWDPRALVGHYPRGGRALLGPFSRFATAEAVEWFKAHGLELVEEADGRLFPRSNRSSAVVASLREAAQAAGVTLRTGAALQTAEALQPEGFELSLRASEGPTELRCCQLLLATGGHPSGRQIAARLGHTLVPPVPSLFTLALKPNPLQELAGVVMDPVRLQLELPGARFQQQGPVLVTHWGLSGPATLRLTAFAARALKEQGYRAQLRVDWSGGRSQQDLEVAFEGLRRDQARRQLSSWRPWPELSRRLWLHLLAVCGIEGTGRWAELRRPQQKALIDALRASRYAVGGRGPFGEEFVTAGGVSLGEVNLATMASRKLTGLYFAGELLDVDGITGGFNFQHCWSSGWLAGRALAASADLVEDGEHR; from the coding sequence ATGCCTCCAGCGTTTGCGACCCCCTGGCCCCTGGTGGTGGCCGGTGGTGGTGCAGCGGGGTTCATGGCGGCGATCAGCGCCGCCGAAGCGGGGCTCAAAGGGGTGCTGCTGCTGGAGGCCACCCCCACACCCCTGGCGAAGGTGTTGATCAGCGGTGGTGGCCGTTGCAATGTCACCCACGCCTGCTGGGACCCCCGCGCGTTGGTGGGCCATTACCCCCGGGGCGGCCGGGCGTTACTGGGTCCCTTCAGCCGCTTTGCCACTGCCGAGGCGGTCGAGTGGTTCAAGGCCCACGGCCTGGAGCTGGTGGAGGAAGCCGATGGGCGCCTGTTCCCCCGCAGCAACCGCTCGAGTGCGGTGGTGGCCAGCCTTCGGGAGGCGGCCCAGGCGGCGGGGGTGACCCTGCGCACCGGTGCGGCCCTGCAAACGGCCGAAGCGCTCCAGCCAGAGGGTTTTGAGCTGAGCCTGCGAGCGAGCGAAGGCCCCACGGAGTTGCGCTGCTGCCAGCTGCTGCTGGCCACCGGCGGTCACCCCAGCGGCCGTCAGATCGCCGCGCGCCTCGGCCACACGCTCGTGCCGCCGGTGCCTTCGCTGTTCACGCTGGCGCTGAAACCCAACCCGTTGCAGGAGCTAGCCGGGGTGGTCATGGATCCGGTGCGCCTGCAGTTGGAGCTTCCGGGAGCTCGCTTCCAGCAGCAGGGGCCGGTGCTGGTGACCCACTGGGGCCTCAGCGGTCCGGCCACCCTGCGGCTGACCGCCTTCGCCGCCCGGGCGTTGAAGGAGCAGGGATACCGCGCTCAGCTACGGGTGGATTGGAGCGGTGGCCGCAGCCAGCAGGATCTGGAGGTTGCCTTCGAGGGACTGCGGCGTGATCAGGCCCGTCGTCAGTTGAGCAGCTGGCGGCCCTGGCCCGAGCTCAGCCGCCGGCTCTGGCTGCATCTGCTGGCCGTTTGCGGCATCGAGGGCACGGGCCGTTGGGCGGAGCTGCGGCGGCCCCAGCAAAAGGCCCTGATCGACGCCCTTCGGGCCAGCCGCTACGCGGTGGGGGGTCGTGGCCCCTTTGGCGAAGAGTTCGTCACCGCTGGGGGGGTGAGCCTCGGGGAGGTGAACCTGGCCACCATGGCCAGCCGCAAGCTGACCGGGCTGTATTTCGCCGGAGAGTTATTGGATGTGGATGGCATCACCGGTGGCTTCAATTTCCAGCACTGCTGGAGCTCCGGTTGGCTCGCGGGACGGGCGTTGGCCGCGTCAGCGGATCTTGTCGAAGACGGAGAACATCGGTAG
- the dusA gene encoding tRNA dihydrouridine(20/20a) synthase DusA yields the protein MDDVFAAHRFSVAPMMDYTDRHFRVLMRQITRRSLLYTEMVVAQALHHGRRETLLAFDPSEKPLALQVGGDDPAQLAQAARLAADWNYDEINLNLGCPSEKVQKGRFGACLMAQPDRVAQCVAAMAAAGPLPVTVKHRIGIDALDSFEALLAFVDRVAAAGASRFSVHARKAWLSGLDPKQNRTIPPLRPELVHQLKQERPELRIELNGGLQHLEDCRPHLEHLDGVMVGRAAYDHPLRWRSVDRDLFGESGATLASASSVVRGLVPYAERWCAGGGRLWPIARHLVQVVEGVPGARHWRRQLGEAAGARGAGPEVLVRAALQLEDRGL from the coding sequence ATGGATGACGTCTTCGCCGCCCATCGCTTCAGTGTGGCTCCGATGATGGACTACACCGATCGGCACTTTCGGGTGCTGATGCGCCAGATCACCCGCCGCAGCCTGCTCTACACCGAGATGGTCGTGGCCCAGGCCCTGCACCACGGCAGGCGGGAGACGCTCCTGGCCTTCGATCCCAGCGAGAAACCCCTGGCCCTTCAGGTGGGTGGCGATGATCCGGCCCAGCTCGCCCAGGCCGCCCGCTTGGCCGCCGACTGGAATTACGACGAGATCAACCTGAACCTGGGCTGTCCCAGTGAAAAGGTGCAGAAGGGCCGCTTCGGGGCCTGCCTGATGGCTCAACCGGACAGGGTCGCCCAATGCGTGGCGGCCATGGCCGCCGCCGGGCCCCTGCCCGTGACCGTCAAGCACCGCATCGGCATCGATGCGCTCGATTCCTTCGAAGCCCTGCTGGCCTTCGTCGACCGGGTGGCCGCCGCCGGAGCGAGTCGCTTCAGCGTGCACGCGCGCAAGGCCTGGCTCAGCGGCCTCGACCCCAAGCAGAACCGCACCATTCCCCCCCTGCGCCCCGAGCTCGTTCACCAGCTCAAGCAGGAACGGCCGGAGCTGCGCATTGAACTCAATGGCGGTCTGCAGCACCTGGAGGACTGCCGTCCCCACCTGGAGCATCTCGACGGGGTGATGGTGGGGCGGGCCGCCTACGACCACCCCCTGCGCTGGCGGAGTGTGGACCGGGACCTGTTCGGCGAGAGCGGGGCAACGCTGGCCTCGGCCTCATCGGTGGTGCGGGGCTTGGTTCCCTATGCGGAGCGCTGGTGTGCCGGCGGCGGGCGGCTATGGCCGATCGCCCGCCACCTGGTGCAGGTGGTGGAAGGGGTGCCTGGAGCGCGCCACTGGCGCCGGCAGCTTGGTGAAGCCGCCGGGGCCAGAGGCGCGGGGCCGGAGGTGCTGGTGAGGGCGGCCCTGCAACTGGAGGACCGCGGCCTCTGA
- a CDS encoding RNA recognition motif domain-containing protein — translation MSIFVGNLPFRAEQEDVAELFAPFGGVVNCSLPLERDTGRKRGFAFVELADDAAEGRAIDALQGAELMGRPLRINKAEPRGSGAPRRSGGGYGGGGGGGGYGGDRPAERGGYGGGGGYGVGGGGGGGYRGAASPASGAETERGSGASGWEDRSYGGGAEGFEEGRSRRRRSGSTGAGADSSSDDGYGGAEV, via the coding sequence GTGAGCATTTTTGTCGGTAACCTCCCCTTCCGCGCGGAGCAGGAAGACGTGGCGGAGTTGTTTGCCCCCTTCGGTGGTGTGGTCAATTGCTCCCTCCCCCTGGAGCGGGACACCGGGCGCAAGCGGGGATTCGCCTTCGTCGAACTGGCCGATGATGCCGCCGAAGGCCGCGCTATTGACGCCCTGCAGGGCGCCGAATTGATGGGCCGTCCGCTGCGGATCAACAAGGCAGAGCCCCGTGGCAGTGGCGCCCCCAGGCGTTCGGGTGGCGGTTACGGCGGCGGCGGCGGTGGTGGAGGCTATGGCGGTGATCGTCCGGCCGAGCGCGGTGGCTACGGCGGTGGTGGTGGTTATGGCGTGGGTGGCGGTGGCGGTGGCGGCTATCGGGGTGCCGCCAGCCCCGCGTCCGGCGCGGAGACCGAACGGGGTTCCGGGGCCAGCGGCTGGGAGGACCGCAGCTACGGCGGTGGCGCCGAGGGCTTCGAGGAGGGCCGCAGCCGCCGGCGGCGCAGCGGCAGCACCGGTGCTGGAGCCGACAGCTCCAGCGACGATGGCTACGGCGGGGCTGAGGTCTGA
- the argH gene encoding argininosuccinate lyase, whose translation MAPDAPESKPAVGVTGGADGSWSNRFEQGLHPAIERFNASIGFDLELLPQDLDGSIAHARMLGSCGVITAEEAEQLVAGLETIRAEAAAGAFNPGLEAEDVHFAVERRLIDLLGSLGKKLHTGRSRNDQVGTDLRLWLRQKIDHIDGALVRYERALLALAEAHAQTLIPGYTHLQRAQPICLAHHLLAYVEMAERDRQRLGDLRRRVNISPLGAAALAGTPVPIDRRHTAEALGFEAIYANSLDAVSDRDFTVEFSAAASLVMVHLSRLSEEVILWASEEFGFVRLSDRCATGSSLMPQKKNPDVPELVRGKAGRVFGHLQGLLVMIKGLPLAYNKDFQEDKEALFDVVRTTLDCLEAMAILLEEGISFRPERLEAAVAADFSNATDVADYLAAKGVPFREAYQLVGGLVKRCLAEGVLLRELPLERWQELHPAFAADIFEAIHPRQVVAARRSEGGTGFEQVAKQLRRAAARLEP comes from the coding sequence ATGGCACCCGACGCACCTGAATCCAAGCCGGCGGTCGGTGTCACGGGGGGTGCGGACGGCAGCTGGAGCAACCGTTTCGAGCAGGGGCTGCATCCGGCGATCGAGCGCTTCAACGCCTCGATCGGCTTCGACCTCGAGCTGCTGCCCCAGGACCTGGACGGCTCGATCGCCCATGCCCGCATGCTCGGCAGCTGCGGCGTGATCACGGCCGAGGAGGCCGAGCAGCTGGTGGCGGGCCTGGAGACCATCCGCGCCGAGGCGGCGGCCGGTGCGTTCAACCCCGGGCTGGAGGCCGAGGACGTGCATTTCGCCGTCGAGCGGCGGCTGATCGACTTGTTGGGTTCCCTGGGCAAGAAGCTGCACACCGGCCGCAGCCGCAACGACCAGGTGGGCACCGACCTGCGGCTGTGGTTGCGGCAGAAGATCGACCACATCGACGGGGCCCTGGTGCGGTACGAGCGGGCGTTGCTCGCCCTGGCCGAGGCCCATGCTCAGACCCTGATTCCGGGCTACACCCATCTGCAGCGGGCTCAGCCGATCTGTCTGGCCCACCATCTGCTGGCCTACGTGGAGATGGCCGAGCGCGATCGCCAGCGCCTGGGCGACCTGCGCCGGCGGGTGAACATCTCTCCTTTGGGCGCAGCGGCCCTGGCGGGGACCCCGGTGCCGATCGATCGCCGTCACACCGCCGAGGCCCTGGGCTTCGAAGCGATCTACGCCAACAGCCTCGATGCCGTCAGCGACCGGGATTTCACCGTCGAGTTCAGTGCCGCCGCCAGCCTGGTGATGGTGCACCTCAGCCGCCTGAGTGAGGAGGTGATTCTCTGGGCCAGTGAGGAGTTTGGGTTCGTGCGCCTCAGCGACCGCTGCGCCACCGGCAGCAGCCTGATGCCCCAGAAGAAGAACCCCGATGTGCCCGAGCTGGTGCGGGGCAAGGCCGGCCGGGTCTTCGGCCATCTCCAGGGCCTGCTGGTGATGATCAAGGGCCTGCCCCTGGCTTACAACAAAGACTTCCAGGAGGACAAGGAGGCCCTGTTCGACGTGGTTCGCACCACGCTCGATTGCCTCGAGGCGATGGCGATCCTGTTGGAAGAAGGGATCAGCTTCCGCCCTGAGCGCCTGGAGGCGGCGGTGGCGGCCGATTTCTCCAACGCCACCGATGTGGCCGACTATCTCGCGGCCAAGGGGGTGCCGTTTCGAGAGGCCTATCAGTTGGTGGGAGGACTGGTGAAGCGCTGTCTGGCCGAGGGGGTCCTGCTGCGGGAACTGCCCCTGGAGCGTTGGCAGGAGCTTCATCCGGCCTTCGCCGCCGACATTTTTGAAGCGATCCACCCCCGCCAGGTGGTGGCGGCCCGACGCAGTGAGGGGGGGACCGGATTCGAGCAGGTGGCGAAGCAACTGCGGAGGGCCGCGGCCCGTCTGGAGCCCTGA
- a CDS encoding PP2C family protein-serine/threonine phosphatase, whose protein sequence is MPSSAPLKAAGAATAAASLRELLDSLSREQRRNLELLSSLGFALRSYTNLNRFLELVPLVASRLVGAEGAVLVVFHSDGRLWREQLQVSAPEPYGERLRQLGRLEDRQLAIEAGEEVVAQRLDQHLGRLLKDQLFFGTSVVARNRQRGRLYVFGARESLNWSDVHRRHVQLVADLTGVALESEALVQDRRLHERLDRQLSTGAEIQAQLLPDHCPVIEGVELAARCRPAFQVGGDYYDFIPTRPQLLGRLREQGRWALVMGDVMGKGVPAGLLMTLLRGMLRAEVLSGLPPDRILHDLNQLAQEDLAHSHRFVTLFYSDFDPRTRLLRYANAAHNPPLIWRRQRNSVDRLDAPGLLIGLQPDADYGSEQLVLEPGDVLLYYTDGVTEAAGFSGERFDEERLMRALQTAGRSGIGAQGILDQLFGRLDRFVGPDRQLEDDASMVVLKVREEVALPPLPI, encoded by the coding sequence CTGCCGTCTTCGGCGCCGCTGAAGGCAGCGGGAGCGGCCACTGCTGCGGCCTCGCTGCGGGAGCTGCTGGACAGCCTCAGCCGCGAGCAACGCCGCAATCTGGAACTGCTCAGTTCCCTGGGCTTTGCCCTGCGCAGCTACACCAACCTCAACCGCTTTCTGGAGTTGGTGCCCCTGGTGGCCTCCCGTCTGGTGGGGGCCGAGGGAGCCGTGCTGGTGGTGTTCCACAGCGATGGCAGGCTGTGGCGGGAGCAATTGCAGGTGAGCGCCCCTGAACCCTATGGGGAGCGGCTGCGCCAGCTGGGGCGGCTCGAGGACCGCCAGCTGGCGATCGAGGCGGGCGAGGAGGTGGTCGCCCAACGGCTCGATCAGCACCTGGGCCGCCTGCTCAAGGATCAGCTCTTTTTCGGCACCTCCGTGGTGGCGCGTAACCGCCAGCGGGGGCGCCTTTATGTGTTCGGCGCGAGGGAATCTCTGAACTGGAGCGACGTGCACCGCCGTCACGTGCAACTGGTGGCCGATCTCACTGGCGTGGCCCTGGAGAGCGAAGCCCTGGTGCAGGACCGGCGCCTGCACGAGCGCCTGGACCGTCAGCTCAGCACCGGCGCCGAGATTCAGGCCCAGCTCCTTCCGGACCACTGCCCGGTGATCGAAGGTGTCGAGTTGGCGGCCCGTTGCCGCCCCGCCTTCCAGGTGGGAGGTGACTACTACGACTTCATCCCCACCCGCCCCCAACTGCTGGGTCGTCTGCGGGAGCAGGGCCGCTGGGCCCTGGTGATGGGGGACGTGATGGGCAAGGGGGTGCCCGCCGGGCTGCTGATGACTCTTTTGCGGGGAATGCTGCGGGCTGAGGTGCTCAGCGGCCTGCCACCGGATCGCATCCTCCATGACCTCAACCAGCTGGCCCAGGAGGACCTGGCCCACTCCCACCGCTTCGTCACGCTCTTCTATTCCGACTTCGACCCCCGCACCCGCCTGCTGCGCTACGCCAACGCGGCCCACAACCCGCCGCTGATCTGGCGCCGTCAGCGCAACAGCGTCGATCGGCTCGATGCGCCGGGCCTGCTGATCGGCCTGCAGCCCGATGCCGATTACGGCAGCGAGCAACTGGTGCTGGAGCCGGGTGACGTGCTCCTCTACTACACCGATGGGGTCACCGAGGCCGCCGGTTTCTCCGGCGAGCGCTTCGATGAGGAGCGGTTGATGCGGGCCCTGCAGACGGCCGGTCGCTCCGGCATCGGCGCCCAGGGCATTCTCGATCAGCTCTTCGGCCGCCTGGATCGCTTTGTCGGTCCCGATCGCCAGCTTGAGGACGACGCCTCGATGGTGGTGCTCAAGGTGCGGGAGGAGGTGGCGCTGCCCCCGTTGCCGATCTGA